From the Nodularia sp. NIES-3585 genome, one window contains:
- the msrB gene encoding peptide-methionine (R)-S-oxide reductase MsrB — MNKRYFLEAGAAIIGTTILSRNINWGSQNMTTSKSQFAITKPEEEWRTILTPEQFRVLRKHGTEPAFTSPLDKQYDEGTFVCAGCGQALFTSDTKFNSGTGWPSFFQPIEGAIAVTVDRSFFMTRTEVHCSNCGGHLGHVFNDGPAPTGKRYCMNGVAMSFEPA, encoded by the coding sequence ATGAACAAACGCTATTTTTTAGAGGCCGGTGCCGCAATTATTGGCACTACCATTTTATCTCGCAATATCAATTGGGGTTCCCAGAACATGACAACTTCTAAAAGCCAGTTTGCAATTACTAAACCTGAAGAAGAGTGGCGGACAATTTTAACGCCGGAACAGTTTCGCGTTTTAAGAAAACATGGTACTGAACCTGCCTTCACTAGCCCACTGGATAAGCAGTATGATGAGGGGACTTTTGTCTGTGCGGGTTGTGGACAAGCATTGTTTACATCTGACACCAAGTTTAACAGTGGTACTGGCTGGCCGAGCTTCTTTCAACCAATTGAAGGTGCGATCGCTGTGACTGTAGATCGGTCATTTTTTATGACTAGAACCGAAGTCCATTGTAGCAACTGTGGTGGACATCTAGGCCATGTGTTTAATGATGGTCCTGCACCCACTGGTAAGCGCTACTGTATGAACGGTGTGGCGATGAGTTTTGAACCTGCTTAA
- a CDS encoding DUF4912 domain-containing protein yields the protein MWQQEKKDSAIVSLALLLSLATTPMAVPLFMPTSVLAQSATDAESFLLPENVENGATVRIDGSMSLAAINKSLKQSFEQEFPGQNLEVAANGADVAISALIDGMVDIVAIARSLTPEEAAQGLAQVPFYRENIAIIVSTDNPFQGGLTDQQFADIFRGKITDWSELGAPEGTIRFIDRPDTSDTRNTFRTYPSFKGAEFTTGANATQINEDNTAQIVQQLGNDGISYAMAHHVSQLPNVRVIRLNEVLPDEPDYLYSQPLVYAYRRNPSRNVTSFLSFILASPEQQAIEAARATAANAIAQGEASLNLDLRNVSDEQQPETSFSPDQVQPWWFLLPTAVIVCLLMWIFRSRLWATEAKNDTLDANLNASLESDMEINNPNVSSGVDNDATLPEAATAIGSVDSGVKVDHQEAVETNNSSNYTETDFWDDNVSPWDMEAPAAVVNTPYPQLTDIPKVPFEESKVGDGENWEITDSCEEVSAQAQVKPDLIEDMTSSDTGELAGDLATETSVWSEVDNTVDTIDFSNFDEIIAPASDEQISADVTSLHPTLPTITEDEAIFNLVADAAEPIDSEIDSHLSGEIDIFADSATFVGTGIAASSGNGGNQDAEGQMPNNSTIDALLELGGEQSVVLKSRNAEWAYATWYISDTCHETLQNNDISQLYLRLYDVTDLDLSYQSPQFVQQYELDSEIEIYVAIPQTNSDYIAEIGYLIMGDRWMTIARSQRIRVFDPPVEDTTAEPVINLDGEQSIVLKPRNPEWAYASWFISESGQQTLEKNGISQLYLRLYDVTNLDLSYQAPEFVKQYELESATELYIAIPQSDRDYMAEIGYMITGDRWVTIARSQRIRVFDLPVEDTTAESVINLDGEQSIVLRPRNPEWAYASWFISESGHQALEKNGISQLYLRLYDVTNLDLSYQTPEFVKQYELESGIELYIAIPQSDRDYIAEIGYMITGDRWVTIARSQRVRVFDSPVEDTTAESVINLDGEQSIVLQPRNSEWAYASWDISESGHQALENNGISQLALRLYDATDLDLSYQTPEFVQEYELESGLENKYIAIPQSDRDYIAEIGYVTEGEHWVTIARSQRIRVFGIPLTDTTDESLPTVDATLVNLPQTSNESYVILKSRTPKWAYATWHISTTQKQTLQNHNISKLYLRLYNVTDLDLSYQTPQLVQQYECDEIISDRYVAISATDHDYITEIGYFIQSDRSERWEMIARSERIRVFSRPQADFWFVADAELIIHGSTEPGATVNIAGKPITLKSDGTFHLRIPFSENSINYLMTAIAGNGEQTTTIQKKFSQENSAS from the coding sequence ATGTGGCAACAAGAAAAAAAAGATAGTGCAATAGTCAGTCTGGCATTATTACTGTCCTTAGCTACTACCCCTATGGCAGTACCTTTGTTCATGCCGACATCAGTGCTGGCACAATCTGCCACTGATGCTGAATCTTTTCTACTACCGGAAAATGTGGAAAATGGGGCTACGGTGCGGATTGATGGTTCTATGAGTTTGGCTGCAATCAACAAAAGTTTAAAACAAAGTTTTGAGCAAGAGTTTCCTGGTCAGAATCTAGAAGTGGCGGCGAATGGCGCTGATGTGGCAATTTCAGCTTTAATAGATGGAATGGTTGATATCGTCGCGATCGCTCGTAGTTTGACTCCAGAGGAAGCAGCACAAGGTCTGGCACAAGTCCCGTTTTATCGAGAAAATATTGCCATCATAGTTAGTACAGATAATCCTTTTCAGGGTGGTTTGACTGATCAACAATTCGCCGATATCTTCCGGGGAAAGATCACAGATTGGTCAGAACTGGGCGCACCTGAAGGGACTATTCGATTCATTGATCGCCCGGACACCAGCGATACCCGCAATACATTTCGCACTTATCCCAGCTTTAAGGGTGCTGAATTTACCACAGGCGCTAATGCTACCCAAATAAATGAGGATAACACCGCCCAAATTGTCCAACAACTAGGCAATGACGGTATTAGCTATGCAATGGCTCATCATGTGTCACAACTACCAAATGTACGCGTGATTCGGTTAAATGAAGTTTTGCCAGATGAGCCGGACTATCTCTATTCTCAGCCTTTAGTTTATGCTTACAGGCGAAATCCCAGCCGCAATGTCACCAGTTTTCTCAGCTTTATCCTAGCATCACCAGAACAGCAAGCTATAGAAGCGGCAAGAGCCACAGCAGCAAATGCGATCGCTCAAGGGGAAGCTAGTTTGAACCTAGATTTGAGAAATGTATCCGATGAACAGCAGCCAGAAACTAGCTTTAGTCCTGATCAAGTACAGCCTTGGTGGTTTTTGTTGCCTACCGCTGTGATTGTTTGCTTGCTAATGTGGATTTTTCGGTCACGTCTATGGGCAACTGAAGCTAAAAATGACACGCTAGATGCAAACCTCAATGCTTCTTTAGAGAGTGATATGGAAATAAATAATCCCAATGTTTCTTCTGGTGTGGACAATGATGCCACTTTGCCAGAAGCCGCGACTGCTATCGGGTCTGTGGATTCCGGGGTAAAAGTTGATCATCAAGAAGCGGTGGAAACTAATAATTCAAGTAATTATACTGAAACAGATTTTTGGGATGACAATGTATCCCCTTGGGATATGGAAGCACCAGCCGCAGTGGTAAATACTCCATACCCTCAATTAACAGATATACCTAAAGTTCCCTTTGAAGAATCGAAGGTTGGGGATGGGGAAAATTGGGAAATTACAGATTCTTGTGAGGAAGTATCAGCACAAGCCCAGGTAAAACCGGATTTAATTGAGGATATGACCTCAAGTGACACTGGGGAATTGGCTGGCGATCTGGCAACAGAAACCAGTGTCTGGTCTGAAGTAGACAATACGGTTGATACAATAGATTTCAGCAATTTCGACGAAATCATTGCACCTGCATCGGATGAACAAATATCAGCAGATGTCACAAGTTTACATCCTACACTCCCAACTATTACTGAAGATGAAGCTATATTTAATCTAGTGGCAGATGCGGCTGAACCAATCGATTCTGAGATAGACTCTCATCTGTCTGGGGAAATAGATATTTTTGCGGATAGTGCCACTTTTGTAGGCACAGGTATTGCTGCATCATCTGGCAATGGGGGTAATCAGGATGCTGAAGGTCAAATGCCGAACAATAGCACAATAGATGCTTTGCTTGAGCTAGGTGGTGAACAAAGTGTTGTTCTCAAGTCTCGCAATGCAGAATGGGCTTATGCGACTTGGTACATTAGTGACACTTGTCACGAAACATTACAAAATAACGATATTTCTCAATTATATCTGCGTCTGTATGATGTCACAGATTTAGACTTGAGTTATCAGAGTCCCCAATTTGTACAGCAATATGAACTAGATTCAGAAATAGAAATCTATGTCGCCATTCCTCAAACTAATAGCGATTATATTGCGGAAATCGGATACTTAATCATGGGCGATCGCTGGATGACAATTGCTCGTTCCCAAAGGATTCGCGTCTTTGATCCACCAGTGGAAGATACCACAGCAGAACCAGTAATTAATCTCGATGGGGAGCAAAGTATTGTTCTCAAACCTCGGAATCCAGAATGGGCTTATGCGAGTTGGTTCATTAGTGAATCAGGTCAGCAAACGTTAGAAAAAAACGGCATTTCTCAATTATATCTGCGGCTGTATGATGTCACAAATTTAGACTTGAGTTATCAAGCTCCAGAGTTTGTGAAGCAATATGAACTAGAGTCGGCTACAGAACTTTATATCGCCATTCCTCAAAGCGATCGCGATTATATGGCCGAAATCGGGTATATGATTACAGGCGATCGCTGGGTGACAATTGCTCGTTCCCAAAGGATTCGCGTCTTTGATCTACCAGTGGAAGATACCACAGCAGAATCAGTAATTAATTTAGATGGGGAGCAAAGTATTGTCCTCAGGCCTCGGAATCCGGAATGGGCTTATGCGAGTTGGTTCATTAGTGAATCAGGTCACCAAGCATTAGAAAAGAACGGTATTTCTCAATTATACCTGCGCCTGTATGATGTCACAAATTTAGACTTGAGTTACCAAACTCCAGAGTTTGTGAAGCAATATGAACTAGAGTCGGGTATAGAACTTTATATCGCCATTCCTCAAAGCGATCGCGATTATATTGCCGAAATCGGGTATATGATTACAGGCGATCGCTGGGTGACAATTGCTCGTTCCCAAAGGGTTCGTGTCTTTGATTCACCAGTGGAAGATACCACAGCAGAATCAGTAATTAATTTAGATGGGGAGCAAAGTATTGTCCTCCAGCCTCGGAATTCGGAATGGGCTTATGCGAGTTGGGACATTAGTGAATCAGGTCACCAAGCATTAGAAAATAATGGCATTTCTCAATTAGCGCTGCGACTGTATGATGCCACAGATTTAGACTTGAGTTATCAAACTCCAGAGTTTGTCCAGGAATATGAACTAGAGTCAGGACTAGAAAACAAGTATATCGCCATTCCCCAAAGCGATCGCGATTATATTGCAGAGATAGGTTATGTGACAGAAGGCGAACACTGGGTGACAATTGCTCGTTCCCAAAGGATTCGCGTCTTTGGTATACCTTTAACAGATACTACAGATGAATCTTTACCAACAGTAGACGCAACATTGGTAAATTTACCCCAGACAAGTAACGAGAGTTATGTGATTTTGAAATCCCGGACTCCCAAGTGGGCTTATGCTACTTGGCATATTTCCACAACTCAAAAACAAACACTGCAAAATCACAACATCTCTAAATTATATTTGCGATTGTATAACGTCACAGATTTAGACTTGAGTTATCAAACTCCCCAGCTGGTGCAGCAGTATGAATGCGACGAAATCATCAGCGATCGCTATGTGGCAATTTCCGCCACAGACCATGATTATATTACCGAAATAGGTTATTTTATCCAAAGCGATCGCAGCGAGCGCTGGGAGATGATCGCCCGTTCCGAAAGGATTCGTGTTTTCAGTCGTCCCCAAGCAGATTTTTGGTTTGTCGCCGATGCCGAATTAATTATCCACGGATCAACAGAACCAGGTGCAACAGTAAATATTGCTGGTAAACCCATCACACTCAAATCAGATGGGACTTTCCACCTGCGGATTCCTTTCTCAGAGAACTCAATTAACTATCTGATGACAGCAATTGCTGGTAATGGAGAACAGACTACAACTATCCAGAAGAAATTTTCTCAGGAAAATTCAGCAAGCTAG
- a CDS encoding precorrin-8X methylmutase produces the protein MNTGCLTIKELTDAVGEGITPRMVRHYHQLGLLPQPERSPSNYRLYTDRDIIRLQRIVALKNQGFQLNHIRHILETEPQTDNLIEQLQQQYRAVMQQITQLRQTASALENLLGRDRHCQIMQAEVLSQLKHLEVETQIGLGELNQLWSGLDAEVHHHPEAFTESLQRILPDLSQRSEIEQDLIAQLVLACGDVSLVSFVKLSQGAIAASRESLKTGCNIVVDIPTVAAALDQTRLTHLGCQTITLIDNPHITTAPEAETEFWQQQKWREKLTKISKNSILVIGYAPSVLLEICQAIDQKKIQPALIIGLPIGFSHAPAAKRRLMEQPIPYITIEGTLGGGLLAATTLNSLLETLITKPDCHCHLTS, from the coding sequence ATGAATACTGGTTGCTTAACAATAAAAGAACTGACCGATGCAGTCGGAGAAGGCATAACACCCCGCATGGTGAGACATTACCATCAATTAGGACTCCTGCCACAACCAGAGCGATCGCCTAGCAATTACCGCCTGTACACAGATAGAGATATAATCAGATTGCAGCGCATCGTCGCCTTAAAAAATCAAGGTTTCCAACTCAACCATATTCGCCACATTTTAGAAACCGAACCACAGACAGACAACCTCATAGAACAACTCCAGCAGCAATATCGGGCTGTGATGCAGCAAATAACCCAACTGAGACAAACAGCCTCAGCATTAGAGAATTTACTCGGACGCGATCGCCATTGTCAAATCATGCAAGCCGAAGTCCTATCGCAACTCAAACACCTAGAAGTAGAAACCCAAATCGGACTAGGAGAACTCAATCAATTGTGGAGTGGCTTAGATGCAGAAGTGCATCATCATCCAGAAGCATTCACCGAATCATTGCAGAGAATTTTACCCGACTTATCTCAGCGTTCGGAAATCGAACAAGATTTAATTGCCCAATTAGTGCTAGCCTGCGGTGATGTTAGTTTAGTATCCTTTGTCAAACTCAGTCAAGGTGCGATCGCCGCCAGTCGAGAAAGCCTAAAAACAGGGTGTAACATTGTCGTAGATATTCCCACCGTTGCCGCAGCCTTAGATCAAACCAGACTCACCCACCTCGGCTGTCAAACCATCACCTTAATAGACAACCCCCATATTACCACCGCCCCAGAAGCCGAAACAGAATTTTGGCAACAGCAGAAATGGCGAGAAAAACTCACCAAAATTAGTAAAAACAGTATATTAGTCATAGGATACGCCCCATCAGTCCTGTTAGAAATCTGCCAAGCCATAGACCAGAAAAAAATCCAACCCGCCCTCATCATCGGCTTACCCATAGGCTTCAGCCACGCCCCCGCAGCCAAACGCCGACTCATGGAACAACCCATACCCTACATAACAATAGAAGGAACCCTTGGAGGAGGACTCCTAGCCGCCACAACCCTCAACTCCCTACTAGAAACCCTAATCACCAAACCAGACTGCCACTGCCACCTAACCTCTTAA
- a CDS encoding heavy metal translocating P-type ATPase codes for MVYSQGLRRFTQEHGDTLAALFCGMLLFLGWLALHIGWLGWALLFLPAAYVIGGYDSAREGLTTLIREQELDVDLLMIVAALGAASLGLWRGEYYLIVDGAILILIFAISGALEGYAMRRTERSIKGLMSLTPDTARVLLGGEEEILPITQLKVGDEIIVKPGELIPTDGLIVSGYSTLNQAAITGESLPIEKSVGDEVFAGTLNGFGALKLQVHKPASSSLIQRVIRLVEQAQTEAPPSQQFIERFERIYARVIVVAGLLLVFLPTFIWGWSWEVTIYRALTFLVVASPCALMAAIMPTLLSGIANGARQGILFKNGAQLEKIGKVRAIAFDKTGTLTTGNVQVSQVISTSEYSENEVLKAAAALESCSEHPIAKAIVQAAGSDWVRGVDVQAIPGQGIIGFVNNAQVFVGNAAFIKQYVTQFPEELQKSAQSLENEGKTVVWVAKKPIPEAERGIVVMGAIAISDMLRTEAKTMISRLRKLGVEQIVMITGDNQRTADSVAETVGIDRVYAELLPEDKLDVIRKLQEEYQTVAMVGDGINDAPALAQASVGIAMGIAGSDVALETADIVLMADKLEKLATAIELGRRSHSVVKQNIVVALGFILLLLIGNFLGNINLPIGVIGHEGSTVLVTLSGLRLLKN; via the coding sequence ATGGTTTATTCTCAGGGTTTGAGGCGGTTTACTCAGGAACATGGGGATACTTTGGCGGCTTTGTTTTGTGGAATGCTGTTGTTTTTGGGCTGGTTGGCTTTACATATTGGTTGGTTGGGATGGGCTTTGCTGTTTTTACCTGCTGCTTATGTGATTGGTGGTTATGACAGCGCCCGTGAGGGTTTGACTACTCTAATTCGAGAACAGGAGTTAGATGTTGATTTGCTGATGATTGTGGCGGCTCTTGGTGCTGCTAGTCTGGGTTTATGGCGTGGGGAGTATTATCTGATTGTTGATGGGGCGATTTTGATTCTCATTTTTGCTATTAGTGGGGCTTTGGAAGGTTACGCGATGCGGCGCACTGAACGCAGTATCAAGGGTTTGATGAGTTTGACTCCAGATACAGCTAGGGTTTTACTGGGGGGAGAGGAAGAAATCCTTCCCATTACTCAGCTGAAGGTGGGTGATGAAATTATCGTGAAACCAGGTGAGTTGATTCCTACTGATGGATTGATTGTTTCTGGTTATAGTACCCTAAATCAAGCGGCGATAACAGGGGAGTCTTTACCTATAGAAAAGTCGGTAGGAGATGAAGTTTTTGCAGGGACTCTCAACGGTTTTGGGGCTTTGAAACTTCAGGTACACAAACCAGCTTCTAGCAGTTTGATTCAGCGCGTGATTCGCTTGGTGGAACAAGCACAGACGGAAGCACCCCCTTCTCAACAGTTTATTGAACGATTTGAACGAATATACGCACGGGTAATTGTCGTAGCTGGTTTATTGTTAGTGTTTTTACCAACCTTTATTTGGGGTTGGAGTTGGGAAGTTACGATTTACCGCGCTTTGACTTTTTTGGTGGTGGCTTCTCCCTGTGCGCTAATGGCAGCAATTATGCCTACACTGTTATCAGGAATTGCGAATGGTGCGCGACAGGGGATTTTGTTTAAAAATGGGGCGCAGTTGGAAAAGATTGGTAAAGTTCGCGCGATCGCTTTTGATAAAACTGGTACTTTAACTACAGGTAATGTCCAAGTTTCTCAAGTAATTTCCACTAGTGAATATTCGGAGAATGAAGTATTAAAAGCCGCAGCCGCTTTGGAATCTTGCTCAGAACATCCCATTGCTAAAGCCATTGTCCAGGCGGCTGGTTCAGACTGGGTGCGTGGGGTTGATGTCCAAGCTATACCCGGACAGGGAATTATCGGCTTTGTGAATAACGCACAGGTGTTTGTGGGGAATGCAGCTTTTATAAAGCAATATGTGACCCAGTTCCCAGAGGAGTTACAAAAATCAGCGCAATCTCTGGAAAATGAAGGTAAAACTGTGGTTTGGGTAGCAAAGAAACCCATCCCGGAAGCAGAGAGGGGAATAGTTGTTATGGGTGCGATCGCTATTTCCGATATGCTCAGAACAGAAGCAAAAACCATGATTTCCCGGTTGCGAAAATTGGGAGTTGAGCAAATTGTCATGATTACCGGCGATAATCAACGCACGGCTGACAGTGTAGCTGAAACGGTGGGCATTGATCGAGTATATGCCGAACTCCTCCCTGAAGATAAGCTAGATGTCATCCGTAAGCTCCAGGAAGAGTATCAAACTGTGGCAATGGTGGGGGATGGAATTAACGATGCTCCAGCCTTAGCCCAGGCTTCTGTAGGTATTGCTATGGGCATCGCCGGCAGTGATGTGGCTTTGGAAACCGCAGATATAGTTTTAATGGCAGATAAGTTAGAGAAACTCGCCACAGCCATAGAATTGGGCAGGCGATCGCACTCTGTAGTCAAACAGAATATAGTTGTAGCACTAGGCTTTATTCTCTTGCTGTTAATCGGTAACTTTTTAGGCAACATTAACCTCCCCATCGGCGTAATTGGACATGAAGGTTCCACAGTATTAGTAACACTCAGTGGTTTAAGATTACTGAAAAATTAA
- a CDS encoding type II toxin-antitoxin system HicB family antitoxin: MSGRYLVAASPMENNYSAYVPDLPGCVATGQTIAEVEQEIKAAITFHLEGLREEGWPIPEATTLCEYVDA; the protein is encoded by the coding sequence ATGTCAGGGAGATACTTGGTAGCCGCCTCTCCCATGGAAAATAACTATTCGGCTTATGTGCCAGATTTACCGGGCTGTGTCGCAACTGGACAAACAATAGCAGAAGTTGAACAAGAAATAAAAGCAGCTATTACTTTCCACTTGGAGGGTTTACGTGAAGAAGGTTGGCCGATTCCAGAAGCTACAACTCTATGTGAATATGTTGACGCTTAA
- the glyS gene encoding glycine--tRNA ligase subunit beta: MTAFLLEVGTEELPASFLSDAILQWRSRIPQSLAANSLSSVSVEVYGTPRRLAILITGLPSQQPDREEEVKGPPAQAAFKDGQPTPAATGFAKKQGVDITTLEIRPTEKGDFVFVKKSIPGRPVAEILTELIPEWISGLEGKRLMRWGNGDMKFSRPIRWLVALLDDTVLPIELVNGSKTITSDRITYGHRVLHPATVTIPQATDYVKTLRDAAVIVDPEARANIIQGEVEAAAQKAGGFTVFYPDLLAEVTNLVEYPSAVVGKFEPEFLELPTEVITEVMVTHQRYFPVFKTAESKELLPNFITVSNGDPTKADIIAVGNERVIRARLADGKFFYKADLAKPLVSYLPQLETVTFQEELGSVRDKVDRIVTIADYISRQLELEPNKREKTERAALLCKADLVSQMVYEFPELQGIMGEKYALASGEDAEVASAIVQHYLPTGAGDIFPETLTGQVVGLADRLDTLVSIFGLGLIPTGSSDPFALRRAANAVVNITWFANLPINLDELLTQIATDFAAKYNKEQDKLIAALQEFFLQRIRTLLQDEKQIDYDLVNAVLGENDPEYTERALQDLLDVRDRALYLQQIRKDGTLDKIYETVNRSTRLAAQGDLDFQQLEPTSLIQPELFQKPSEQAFYNALVELVPQTQAAMRSRNYQLLIAALAKIAPTVASFFDGEDSVLVMDSNPDIKRNRLHLLRLLRNHARVLADFGAIVKNL; this comes from the coding sequence ATGACTGCATTTTTATTAGAAGTTGGTACAGAAGAACTACCCGCAAGTTTCCTCAGTGATGCCATATTACAATGGCGATCGCGCATTCCCCAAAGTTTAGCAGCCAATAGTCTCAGCAGCGTTTCTGTGGAGGTTTACGGTACTCCCCGGCGGTTGGCAATTCTCATCACAGGTCTTCCGTCCCAGCAACCAGACCGGGAAGAGGAAGTTAAGGGACCTCCCGCCCAAGCTGCTTTTAAGGATGGTCAACCGACACCAGCCGCTACAGGGTTTGCTAAAAAGCAAGGTGTGGATATCACTACTTTAGAAATTCGCCCCACTGAGAAGGGGGATTTTGTCTTTGTTAAGAAAAGTATTCCTGGTCGTCCTGTGGCGGAAATTCTCACAGAACTAATTCCTGAGTGGATTTCTGGTTTGGAAGGAAAGCGGTTAATGCGCTGGGGTAATGGGGATATGAAGTTTTCTCGCCCTATTCGCTGGCTGGTGGCTTTGTTGGATGATACAGTTTTACCGATTGAATTGGTTAATGGATCAAAGACAATTACAAGCGATCGCATTACCTACGGTCATCGTGTCTTACATCCCGCCACTGTGACTATTCCTCAAGCGACAGATTATGTCAAGACTCTACGCGATGCTGCTGTCATCGTTGACCCGGAAGCACGAGCTAATATTATTCAAGGAGAAGTAGAAGCCGCAGCGCAGAAAGCCGGCGGATTTACAGTATTTTACCCCGATTTGTTAGCGGAAGTCACCAATTTGGTAGAATACCCTTCTGCCGTCGTCGGTAAATTTGAACCGGAATTTTTAGAGTTACCTACTGAGGTAATTACAGAAGTGATGGTGACACACCAGCGTTATTTTCCAGTATTTAAAACTGCCGAAAGTAAAGAACTATTACCTAATTTTATCACAGTTTCTAATGGCGACCCCACGAAAGCAGATATTATTGCTGTGGGTAATGAAAGGGTAATTCGTGCCAGATTAGCTGATGGTAAATTTTTCTACAAAGCTGATTTAGCTAAACCTTTAGTCAGCTATTTACCGCAGTTGGAAACCGTCACTTTTCAAGAAGAATTGGGTTCAGTTCGTGATAAAGTAGATAGAATAGTCACCATTGCCGATTACATTAGCCGACAATTAGAATTAGAGCCAAACAAACGCGAAAAAACCGAACGGGCGGCTTTATTATGTAAAGCTGATTTGGTTTCTCAAATGGTGTATGAATTCCCAGAATTGCAAGGCATTATGGGCGAAAAATATGCTTTAGCCAGTGGGGAAGATGCCGAAGTCGCCAGCGCCATTGTTCAACATTATTTACCCACAGGCGCAGGTGATATTTTTCCGGAAACTCTCACAGGTCAAGTTGTCGGTTTAGCGGATAGATTAGATACTTTAGTCAGCATCTTTGGCTTAGGTTTAATTCCCACAGGTTCCTCAGATCCTTTTGCGTTGCGTCGGGCTGCAAATGCGGTGGTTAATATTACTTGGTTTGCGAATTTGCCGATTAATTTAGATGAATTATTAACGCAAATAGCCACAGATTTTGCGGCGAAATACAATAAAGAACAAGACAAATTAATTGCCGCTTTGCAAGAGTTTTTCTTACAACGGATTCGCACCTTACTACAAGATGAAAAGCAAATTGACTATGACCTAGTAAACGCCGTTTTGGGAGAGAATGACCCAGAATACACAGAACGGGCGTTACAGGATTTGCTAGATGTGCGCGATCGCGCCTTATATCTGCAACAAATCCGCAAAGATGGTACTCTAGATAAAATCTACGAAACTGTCAACCGTTCCACCAGACTAGCCGCCCAAGGTGATTTGGACTTCCAGCAGCTAGAACCCACAAGTTTAATTCAGCCAGAACTATTCCAAAAGCCCTCTGAGCAAGCATTCTACAACGCCCTAGTAGAATTAGTACCACAAACTCAAGCAGCAATGCGATCGCGCAATTATCAACTATTGATAGCAGCATTAGCAAAAATTGCTCCCACCGTGGCTAGCTTCTTTGATGGCGAAGACAGCGTTTTAGTCATGGACTCCAATCCAGATATTAAACGCAATCGGCTACACTTACTCAGATTACTACGGAATCATGCCCGTGTGTTGGCTGATTTTGGTGCTATTGTCAAAAATTTGTAG